GAGAGTGCCGCTGGCGACCAGCGCCATGATCTCGGCGAGCATGGAGGCCATCAGGTCGCCCTTCTTCCACAGGTGGCCCACGTTCACGCCCTGCACGCCGCGGTTGTGGCTCATCAGCGAGAGGGGCTTGAAAGTGGGCATCTTGAGCATGCCCGTGACGGCGGCCACCACGCTGCGCTTCTCGCCGGGTGCCAGGCTGGAGGCGCCGAACACGTACAGGCGGCCCAGCGGCGCCAGGCTGCGGTAGCTCTTCCGGAACGACTCGCCGCCCACGGCGTCGAGCGCGATGTCCACGCCCTCGCCGCCGGTGATGCGCTTCACCTCGGCCTCGAAGTCCTGCGTGCGGT
This portion of the Longimicrobiaceae bacterium genome encodes:
- a CDS encoding zinc-binding dehydrogenase; amino-acid sequence: RTQDFEAEVKRITGGEGVDIALDAVGGESFRKSYRSLAPLGRLYVFGASSLAPGEKRSVVAAVTGMLKMPTFKPLSLMSHNRGVQGVNVGHLWKKGDLMASMLAEIMALVASGTLDPVVDRTFPFAQAAEAHAYIQDRKNFGKVLLVP